The following proteins are encoded in a genomic region of Deinococcus misasensis DSM 22328:
- the pulA gene encoding type I pullulanase has translation MFLKRPLLLGTAVLGLVACNFNTTPPPTETYPSYLTGKDLNFFKTKLGDPEIKSVLVLHYHRFDNDYTKWDVWSWPENKEGQAFAFTEDDKYGKIAIIGSKEAPGKRGFIVRKDDWSEKDTSDDRFANIPDSGLGEIWVVSGQKDFYTDPSKIDLGAKAQFAFMDKANEIRLSYSQPPSELSKDKISVTIGGAKQAIAGVTMNGTTAVIQLGASIKPEQISENIQVAAPGVQGNMTVYARDVLSTPDFTYAGGDLGANYTPASTTFKVWTPVATKAQVLLFNSAADATPYKTVDLVRGDKGVWAGTENGDLNGKFYQLKVTRYGATKTTVDPYSRAASNYFEDLPIANSKSAIVNLSSTQPENWGTYKQPTFQKRTDVSVYEVHVRDFTVDASSGVDAAKRGKYLGMVQTGTKVPGTEVSTGLDHLKGLGINAVQLLPVYDFGNQTEGAYNWGYDPYLYNVPEAQYSTNPNDPAATIREFKTMVKGFHDAGVGVIMDVVYNHTKHTGERSPFDQLVPYYYYRTTDGGNYLNDTGVGNVMATERPMVKNFVIDSLKYWVSEYHIQGFRFDLLGTFKKETVQDITNALTAFKPDIVMYGEPWTGGGPIYFGKGAQKGMQQGVFNDNFRNGIIGGVFEIDTKGFIQGDFGRSGAILTGLKGSLDDFTQEPGESTNYATSHDNYVLWDRLTMGASKGKDEATLKQMQKMAGALVFTAQGLPFMSGGEEFARTKKGDGNSYNSGDDINAFDWTRLQSNRFADVNAYYASIIKLRAAHPVFRLSTSAQVKSAFTPLNLDASKGLVGFVLNASGVEGESWKNALVIFNASETAQTVNLPEGTFRVHVKGDTFSSTPLETVSGTVTVPALSTLIADADQVTFQLPALPALKSAFNLDLATLDEFDAAGCTTNVYAGWGDGNALGKLCAAQDAQYLYTGITYRVDNNSMIQYLSMGDGGPVQDMNTLDAWARKVQFGSVAPNFFIANYNTNATPELRRILADGKTELVETETLKVVNDNGVLTLKAKLARSVLGAGSTIRLSAVVVGGDNYGGGSILPGTGNSADPSKDWTVTINNPFTFKY, from the coding sequence GTGTTTCTGAAACGCCCTCTGCTGCTTGGCACGGCGGTGCTTGGTCTTGTTGCTTGCAATTTCAACACCACACCCCCACCCACCGAAACCTACCCCTCTTACCTGACCGGCAAAGACTTGAACTTCTTCAAAACCAAACTCGGTGACCCAGAGATCAAGAGCGTGCTGGTGCTGCACTACCACCGTTTCGACAACGATTACACCAAATGGGATGTGTGGTCTTGGCCTGAGAACAAAGAAGGTCAAGCTTTTGCTTTCACCGAAGACGACAAATACGGCAAAATTGCCATCATCGGCTCCAAAGAAGCACCCGGCAAACGGGGATTCATTGTGCGCAAAGACGACTGGTCGGAAAAAGACACTTCCGACGACCGTTTCGCCAACATTCCTGACAGTGGACTCGGGGAAATCTGGGTGGTGAGTGGACAGAAAGACTTCTACACCGATCCAAGCAAGATTGACCTGGGTGCCAAAGCCCAGTTTGCTTTCATGGACAAAGCCAACGAGATCCGTCTGTCTTACAGCCAGCCTCCTTCAGAGTTGTCCAAAGACAAAATCAGCGTGACCATTGGTGGGGCCAAGCAGGCCATTGCCGGGGTCACCATGAACGGCACCACCGCAGTGATTCAACTCGGGGCCTCCATCAAGCCCGAGCAGATCAGTGAAAACATTCAGGTGGCTGCGCCCGGCGTGCAGGGCAACATGACCGTGTATGCCAGAGACGTGCTGAGCACCCCGGATTTCACCTATGCAGGAGGGGACCTCGGGGCGAATTACACCCCAGCATCCACCACCTTCAAAGTGTGGACGCCAGTGGCCACCAAAGCGCAGGTGTTGCTGTTCAACAGCGCAGCAGACGCAACTCCGTACAAAACGGTGGATTTGGTGCGTGGAGACAAAGGCGTGTGGGCCGGAACCGAAAATGGAGACTTGAACGGCAAATTCTACCAACTGAAAGTCACCCGTTACGGAGCCACCAAAACCACCGTGGACCCGTACTCCAGAGCAGCCAGCAATTACTTTGAAGATTTGCCGATCGCCAACAGCAAATCCGCCATTGTGAACCTGAGCAGCACCCAGCCCGAGAACTGGGGCACCTACAAGCAGCCCACCTTCCAGAAACGCACCGATGTGTCGGTGTACGAGGTGCATGTGCGGGACTTCACGGTGGATGCCTCCTCGGGGGTGGACGCCGCCAAACGGGGCAAATACCTTGGGATGGTGCAAACCGGCACCAAAGTGCCCGGCACGGAAGTCTCCACCGGTCTGGACCACCTGAAAGGTCTGGGCATCAATGCCGTGCAACTTCTGCCCGTGTACGATTTCGGCAACCAGACCGAAGGGGCCTACAACTGGGGTTATGACCCTTACCTGTACAACGTCCCAGAGGCGCAGTATTCCACCAACCCCAACGATCCGGCAGCCACCATCCGGGAATTCAAAACCATGGTCAAAGGCTTCCACGATGCCGGGGTCGGGGTGATCATGGACGTGGTGTACAACCACACCAAGCACACCGGAGAGCGTTCTCCTTTCGATCAACTGGTGCCTTACTACTACTACCGCACCACCGATGGGGGCAATTACCTGAACGACACCGGGGTCGGCAATGTGATGGCCACCGAACGCCCCATGGTCAAAAATTTTGTGATCGACTCCCTGAAATACTGGGTGAGCGAGTACCACATTCAGGGCTTCCGTTTTGATTTGCTGGGCACCTTCAAGAAAGAAACCGTTCAGGACATCACCAACGCCCTGACCGCCTTCAAACCCGACATCGTGATGTACGGTGAGCCGTGGACCGGTGGTGGCCCCATCTACTTCGGCAAAGGGGCACAAAAAGGCATGCAGCAGGGGGTGTTCAACGACAACTTCCGCAATGGCATCATTGGAGGGGTTTTCGAGATCGACACCAAGGGTTTCATTCAGGGCGATTTTGGCCGCTCTGGAGCGATCCTGACGGGCCTCAAAGGCAGCCTGGACGACTTCACTCAGGAACCCGGCGAAAGCACCAATTACGCCACCAGTCACGACAATTACGTGTTGTGGGACCGCCTGACCATGGGGGCCAGCAAAGGCAAAGACGAGGCCACCCTCAAGCAAATGCAGAAAATGGCAGGGGCTCTGGTGTTCACTGCGCAAGGCCTGCCGTTCATGTCCGGAGGTGAAGAATTTGCCCGCACCAAGAAAGGGGACGGCAACTCTTACAACTCGGGCGATGACATCAACGCCTTCGACTGGACCCGCCTGCAAAGCAACCGGTTTGCCGATGTGAACGCCTACTACGCAAGCATCATCAAACTGCGTGCTGCCCATCCGGTGTTCCGCCTGTCCACCAGCGCACAGGTCAAGTCGGCTTTCACCCCCCTCAATCTGGACGCCAGCAAAGGTCTGGTGGGCTTCGTGCTGAACGCCAGTGGTGTGGAGGGCGAAAGCTGGAAGAATGCTCTGGTGATTTTCAATGCCAGCGAAACCGCACAGACGGTCAACCTTCCCGAGGGCACCTTCCGGGTTCATGTCAAAGGAGACACCTTCAGCAGCACCCCTCTGGAAACCGTCTCTGGCACGGTCACGGTGCCTGCCCTGTCCACCCTGATTGCAGACGCCGATCAGGTGACCTTCCAGTTGCCTGCCCTGCCAGCCCTGAAATCTGCTTTCAATCTGGACCTCGCCACATTGGATGAATTTGATGCTGCTGGATGCACCACCAACGTGTATGCAGGCTGGGGAGACGGCAACGCTCTGGGCAAACTGTGCGCCGCTCAGGACGCCCAGTACCTGTACACCGGCATCACCTACCGGGTGGACAACAACTCCATGATCCAGTACCTGTCGATGGGCGATGGCGGTCCGGTGCAGGACATGAACACCCTGGATGCCTGGGCCAGAAAAGTGCAGTTTGGCAGTGTGGCCCCCAACTTCTTCATTGCCAACTACAACACCAATGCCACCCCCGAGTTGCGCCGTATTCTGGCGGATGGCAAAACCGAATTGGTCGAAACCGAGACCCTCAAGGTCGTCAATGACAACGGGGTGTTGACCCTCAAAGCCAAATTGGCCCGCAGTGTGCTGGGAGCAGGAAGCACCATCAGGCTCTCTGCTGTGGTGGTCGGTGGGGACAATTACGGTGGCGGATCCATTTTGCCCGGCACAGGCAACAGTGCCGACCCCAGCAAAGATTGGACGGTCACCATCAACAATCCTTTCACCTTCAAATACTGA
- a CDS encoding flavin monoamine oxidase family protein, whose translation MVHRRVFLMAPLGWLAGKARAAEQKTVLVIGAGISGLAAAQKLKSEGVRVMVLEARDRIGGRIHTDTSLGMPLDLGASWIHGSEGNPMDKLARQLKVKTVPTDYDDLELYPEDLQMPSESQVQNWLNRATTYAESQSKDLSLEQALKQVGVGLDTRGQRYAFNSTVEHEFAADLSELSGRHWNTSGDLSGPDLLFPGGYSQILRPYQGLDVRLGQQVKRIEQDARQVRVVTQKQTFQADHVLVTVPLGVLKARKIEFVPALPQLQQQAIGRLGMGLLNKTVLVFPEVFWDESLLLGHADTQPGRWAEWLNLERLLQKPVLLGFNAGSYARKLEGWSDQRIVEDALQVLSQRYGPVPRPLKFKITRWGQDPHSLGSYSFYPTHSSPEDRENLGQPFKKLFFAGEATSLDHPSTVHGAYVSGLRVADELLENL comes from the coding sequence ATGGTTCACAGGCGTGTGTTTTTGATGGCTCCGTTGGGATGGTTGGCAGGCAAGGCCAGAGCTGCCGAACAGAAAACCGTGCTGGTCATTGGGGCGGGCATCTCGGGTCTGGCTGCCGCTCAGAAGTTGAAGTCAGAAGGTGTGCGGGTGATGGTGCTGGAGGCCAGAGACCGCATCGGGGGGCGCATTCACACGGACACTTCACTGGGAATGCCTCTGGACCTCGGGGCCAGTTGGATCCATGGCAGCGAGGGAAATCCGATGGACAAGCTGGCCCGCCAACTCAAAGTGAAAACCGTACCCACCGATTACGACGACTTGGAACTGTACCCCGAAGACCTGCAAATGCCTTCTGAAAGTCAGGTGCAAAACTGGCTGAACCGCGCCACCACTTACGCAGAATCCCAGAGCAAGGATTTGTCGCTGGAACAGGCTTTGAAGCAGGTGGGGGTGGGTCTGGACACCCGAGGCCAGCGTTATGCGTTCAACAGCACTGTGGAGCACGAATTTGCAGCAGACCTGTCAGAACTCTCGGGTCGGCACTGGAACACCTCCGGAGACCTCTCTGGGCCGGATTTGCTGTTTCCGGGCGGTTACAGCCAGATCCTCAGGCCTTATCAGGGCTTGGACGTGCGTCTGGGCCAGCAGGTGAAACGCATCGAGCAGGACGCCCGTCAGGTGCGGGTGGTCACACAGAAACAGACCTTTCAGGCGGACCATGTCCTCGTGACGGTACCTCTGGGGGTCCTCAAAGCCCGAAAAATCGAGTTCGTGCCCGCTTTGCCCCAGCTTCAACAGCAGGCCATCGGGCGTCTGGGGATGGGCCTCCTCAACAAAACCGTGCTGGTCTTTCCAGAGGTGTTCTGGGATGAATCTTTGCTGCTCGGTCATGCCGACACCCAGCCCGGCAGGTGGGCAGAGTGGCTGAATTTGGAGCGGTTGCTGCAAAAACCTGTGCTGCTGGGTTTCAATGCCGGGTCTTATGCACGCAAACTGGAAGGCTGGTCGGACCAGAGAATTGTAGAGGATGCTTTGCAGGTGCTGTCCCAGAGGTACGGCCCTGTGCCCAGACCGTTGAAATTCAAAATCACCCGCTGGGGTCAGGACCCCCACAGCCTCGGGTCGTACTCGTTTTACCCCACCCACAGCAGCCCCGAGGACCGCGAAAATCTGGGTCAACCGTTCAAAAAGCTGTTTTTTGCCGGAGAGGCCACCAGTCTGGATCACCCTTCCACCGTGCATGGTGCGTATGTCTCGGGTTTGAGGGTTGCGGACGAACTGCTGGAAAACCTGTAA
- a CDS encoding ExeM/NucH family extracellular endonuclease, with protein sequence MPNNPARTLVTLLMCGGVAFAACPTPEKTTPIPAIQGNTAQSPLKDQKVTTRGVVTGIFEGRLKFNGFFIQDKEGDNDPATSDGLFVFQLGALDLKIGDEVQVTGTVKEYLNPKARGKDTETSIELPSEVTVCSSGNTLAPTPITLPRNSWEALEGMLLSFPQKLTITDLYRLERYGEMGLAAEGRQFVPTNGNTTRTKQQNLDLRIVLGDGASEEYPSPVPFMQDYIRLGDTVDGVTGVLRYDLDTYKVEPVKAPTITRTSPRPEKPPFVAGNVKIASMNVLNYFTTLEMRGATDEIELERQRKKLIATMVELQTDVITLMEIENNVPTENPKDPKDPLQDLTDGLNEALGGKVYGSIKTPKLGSDDIRVAYLYRLDTIAPVGNFKIDSSNVFERPPLAQTFSRKGSKETFTVVGIHFKSKGSCGNTDTDTGQGCWNQKRTEQSKQLLNFVNTLSTPNVVLVGDFNAYGAEDPVKVIKEAGYQSAEERLPEPERYSYSFAGESGSLDHIFVAPSLQSKIYGVGIWHINSDESQYLDYRQKILDLYTPTPFRSSDHDPIILGLQLN encoded by the coding sequence ATGCCCAACAACCCTGCCCGAACCCTCGTGACCTTGCTGATGTGCGGCGGAGTGGCTTTCGCTGCCTGCCCCACGCCCGAAAAAACCACCCCCATTCCCGCCATTCAGGGCAACACCGCCCAGAGCCCCCTCAAAGACCAGAAAGTGACCACCCGTGGTGTGGTGACTGGCATCTTCGAAGGCCGCCTGAAATTCAACGGCTTTTTCATTCAGGACAAAGAAGGGGACAACGATCCCGCGACCTCTGATGGCCTGTTCGTGTTCCAGTTGGGTGCTCTGGACCTCAAGATCGGGGATGAGGTGCAGGTGACCGGAACGGTCAAGGAATACCTGAACCCCAAAGCCCGAGGCAAAGACACCGAAACCAGCATCGAACTGCCCTCCGAAGTGACGGTGTGCAGCTCGGGGAACACCCTTGCACCGACCCCTATAACCCTGCCCAGAAACAGCTGGGAAGCTCTGGAAGGCATGCTGCTCAGCTTTCCACAGAAACTGACCATCACCGACCTGTACCGACTGGAGCGTTATGGCGAAATGGGTCTGGCTGCCGAAGGCCGCCAGTTCGTGCCCACCAACGGCAACACCACCCGCACCAAACAGCAGAACCTTGATTTGCGCATCGTGCTGGGCGACGGGGCCAGTGAGGAGTACCCCAGCCCAGTTCCCTTCATGCAAGATTACATCCGCCTCGGGGACACCGTGGATGGGGTGACCGGGGTGCTGCGGTACGACCTCGACACCTACAAAGTCGAGCCGGTCAAAGCCCCAACCATCACCCGCACCAGCCCACGTCCAGAGAAACCCCCTTTTGTGGCCGGAAACGTGAAAATCGCCTCCATGAACGTGCTGAATTACTTCACCACGCTGGAGATGCGCGGAGCCACCGACGAAATTGAGCTGGAACGCCAGCGCAAAAAACTGATTGCCACCATGGTGGAACTGCAAACCGATGTGATCACCCTGATGGAGATCGAAAACAACGTCCCCACCGAAAACCCCAAAGACCCCAAAGACCCCCTTCAGGACCTGACCGACGGCCTGAACGAAGCTCTGGGAGGCAAGGTGTACGGCAGCATCAAAACCCCCAAACTGGGCTCAGACGACATCCGGGTGGCTTACCTGTACCGACTGGACACCATTGCACCTGTTGGGAACTTCAAGATCGACAGCAGCAATGTGTTTGAAAGGCCCCCTCTGGCCCAGACCTTCTCCCGCAAAGGCAGCAAAGAGACCTTCACAGTGGTGGGCATCCACTTCAAATCCAAAGGGTCTTGTGGCAACACCGACACCGACACCGGACAGGGCTGCTGGAACCAGAAGCGCACCGAGCAGTCCAAGCAACTGCTGAACTTCGTGAACACCCTCAGTACGCCCAATGTGGTGCTGGTTGGAGACTTCAACGCCTACGGCGCAGAAGATCCGGTCAAAGTGATCAAAGAGGCCGGTTACCAGTCTGCCGAAGAACGCCTGCCCGAACCTGAGCGTTACTCTTACTCCTTCGCGGGCGAGAGTGGATCTCTGGACCACATCTTCGTGGCCCCCAGCCTGCAATCCAAAATTTACGGCGTGGGCATCTGGCACATCAACTCTGACGAATCGCAGTACCTTGATTACCGCCAGAAAATCCTCGACCTGTACACCCCCACCCCTTTCCGTTCCAGCGACCACGACCCGATCATTCTGGGCCTGCAACTGAACTGA
- a CDS encoding branched-chain amino acid ABC transporter substrate-binding protein, with translation MLKKTMLVLALAAGAAEAKPFKIAALLPLSGSQSYFGNQVVSGASMALQESRAYFKRAYDIDLSLTEFDDRGLPYQATSNAKRLIKDRNIYAVIGSINSGATQAAATVFAPENISMITPNATANNLTAQKFPNVQRMVASDALQAPVAAEFIANTLKARTVYIINDKTSVGETLAETLKINLERSGVKVLGYEGTRDRTNFQSFVIKLKVFKPDVIFFGGVYEQGAYLIKQLRDAGVAADFVGTSGLDSEDYSRIGGAATVGTYFVTGIGPVSAYPNSQEFVKEFRSNYRQDPHGLAMYGYDATKVYLRALERCIKAYGLEKGEVPTREQLMKMVREINALDLLSGDIRFNSAGDRVFSQLFMMQVQPNFQPKVVSTTSLKNPQL, from the coding sequence ATGCTCAAAAAAACCATGCTTGTCCTGGCGCTTGCTGCGGGTGCAGCCGAAGCCAAACCCTTCAAAATTGCAGCCCTGCTGCCCCTTTCCGGCTCCCAGTCGTACTTCGGCAATCAGGTGGTCAGCGGAGCCAGCATGGCCCTGCAAGAATCCAGAGCCTACTTCAAACGGGCCTACGACATTGACCTGTCCCTGACCGAATTCGATGACCGGGGTCTTCCCTATCAGGCCACCAGCAACGCCAAACGCCTGATCAAAGACCGCAACATTTACGCCGTGATCGGCAGCATCAACTCGGGGGCCACGCAAGCCGCCGCCACCGTGTTCGCCCCCGAGAACATCTCGATGATCACCCCCAACGCCACCGCCAACAACCTGACTGCACAGAAATTCCCCAATGTGCAGCGCATGGTGGCCAGCGACGCCCTGCAAGCCCCGGTGGCTGCAGAATTCATTGCCAACACCCTCAAAGCCCGCACCGTCTACATCATCAACGACAAAACCTCGGTGGGCGAAACCCTCGCTGAAACCCTCAAAATCAATCTGGAGCGCTCCGGGGTGAAGGTGCTGGGCTACGAAGGCACCCGTGACCGCACCAACTTCCAGAGCTTCGTGATCAAACTGAAGGTGTTCAAACCCGATGTGATTTTCTTCGGAGGGGTGTACGAGCAGGGCGCATACCTGATCAAACAGTTGCGCGACGCAGGGGTGGCCGCCGACTTCGTGGGCACATCGGGACTGGACTCTGAAGATTACTCCCGCATCGGTGGGGCCGCCACAGTGGGCACCTACTTCGTGACCGGCATTGGTCCGGTGTCGGCTTACCCCAACAGCCAGGAGTTCGTGAAAGAATTCCGCAGCAACTACCGTCAGGACCCCCACGGTCTGGCCATGTACGGCTACGACGCCACCAAAGTGTACCTGCGTGCCCTGGAGCGCTGCATCAAAGCCTACGGTCTGGAAAAAGGCGAAGTCCCCACCCGCGAGCAACTGATGAAAATGGTCCGTGAAATCAACGCTCTGGACCTGCTGAGTGGCGACATCCGCTTCAACAGCGCAGGGGACCGCGTGTTCTCCCAGCTGTTCATGATGCAAGTGCAGCCCAACTTCCAGCCCAAAGTGGTGTCCACCACCAGCCTGAAAAACCCCCAGCTCTGA
- a CDS encoding HD domain-containing protein — MTVLTERYTRAIAFTLLHHQRQTRKQSTVPYFTHLIGVSSVVLEFGGNEDQAIAGLLHDTLEDISGDLAGEIAGLFGEGVLEMVQGCTDLSKEKRDQQGRKASWYQRKESIIFTLTQKPETVLLVALSDKNHNARNLLENTIVQGDLFWDRFNAGKWPTLWYYRRLRETLRDLQVQHEGLGQLLQVFEYTVQELERVNGVLQVPTEELKIPLNGSIQPPSTP; from the coding sequence ATGACCGTCCTGACCGAACGTTACACCCGGGCCATTGCATTCACCCTGCTGCACCACCAGCGCCAAACCCGCAAACAATCCACGGTGCCTTACTTCACCCACCTGATCGGGGTGAGCAGCGTGGTTCTGGAATTCGGAGGCAACGAAGACCAGGCCATTGCTGGCCTTTTGCACGACACTTTGGAGGACATCAGCGGTGACCTCGCAGGTGAAATTGCAGGACTTTTTGGAGAGGGTGTGCTGGAGATGGTGCAGGGCTGCACCGACCTCAGCAAAGAAAAACGCGACCAGCAAGGACGCAAAGCCAGTTGGTACCAGCGCAAGGAAAGCATCATCTTCACCCTGACCCAAAAGCCCGAGACGGTGCTGCTGGTGGCCCTCTCCGACAAGAACCACAATGCCAGAAACCTGCTCGAAAACACCATCGTGCAAGGAGACCTCTTCTGGGACAGGTTCAACGCTGGAAAATGGCCCACCCTCTGGTATTACAGACGGCTTCGTGAAACCCTCAGGGACTTACAGGTGCAGCATGAAGGACTCGGGCAGCTCTTACAGGTGTTTGAATACACGGTGCAGGAACTTGAACGGGTCAATGGTGTGTTGCAGGTTCCCACAGAAGAACTGAAAATCCCCCTCAATGGATCGATTCAACCCCCTTCAACCCCCTGA
- a CDS encoding MerR family transcriptional regulator, whose translation MQGTLTISRFAFLTGLPAKTLRYYDEIGLFKPEAVDQQTGYRQYSVSQIGSAAKIRQWRQMGLPLEDIRTLLDHPEQSLAVLEQHQIRLEEEIAIRQQSLWHLQHHLKEDPMEYRTEQIPTLQTLSIRTFLEVPEYEVIPQAFRELMGHLKKHQYQTPYPSFFACYTEKRDKEMLVEMCIPVSGAVQGEGRIEVRTFESRPAFIGRFVGPYDRVGAAYTQVVEEALRRGLKIDGSTAEFYVKSVPDTPNPEEYETDIAFFLQQP comes from the coding sequence ATGCAAGGCACCCTCACCATCTCCCGTTTTGCTTTCCTGACCGGTTTGCCCGCCAAAACCCTGCGCTACTACGACGAAATCGGCCTGTTCAAACCCGAGGCAGTGGACCAGCAGACCGGGTACCGCCAGTACAGCGTCTCCCAGATTGGCAGCGCAGCAAAAATCCGTCAGTGGCGGCAAATGGGCCTACCTCTGGAAGACATCCGCACCCTGCTGGACCACCCTGAGCAGAGCTTGGCGGTTCTGGAACAGCACCAGATCCGTCTGGAAGAAGAAATTGCCATCCGACAGCAGTCCCTCTGGCATTTGCAGCACCACCTGAAGGAGGACCCCATGGAATACCGCACCGAACAGATCCCCACCCTGCAAACCCTCTCCATCCGCACTTTTCTGGAAGTGCCCGAGTACGAAGTGATCCCTCAGGCTTTCCGAGAATTGATGGGTCACCTGAAAAAACACCAGTACCAGACCCCTTACCCGAGTTTCTTTGCCTGCTACACCGAGAAACGCGACAAAGAAATGCTGGTCGAGATGTGCATCCCGGTCTCGGGTGCAGTGCAGGGTGAAGGTCGCATTGAGGTGCGCACCTTTGAAAGCCGTCCCGCTTTCATCGGGCGGTTTGTGGGGCCTTACGACCGTGTGGGCGCAGCATACACACAGGTGGTGGAGGAGGCCCTCAGGCGCGGTCTCAAAATTGACGGTTCCACCGCAGAGTTCTACGTCAAAAGCGTGCCAGACACCCCCAACCCCGAGGAATACGAGACCGACATTGCCTTTTTCTTGCAGCAGCCCTGA
- the xth gene encoding exodeoxyribonuclease III has translation MPEPALHKAITWNVNSLKVRLPQVLEVLESEKPDVLALQETKTTDEVFPESAFTDLGYHVAFSGQKTYNGVALLSRVPLQEVQVGIPGFEDAQKRVIAASTLGVRVVCLYVPNGQSVGSDKYQYKLQWMQAVQEWLRTELQNHPEVLVMGDFNVAPEDRDVHSPKRWEGEVLVSQAERQAFQGWLGLGLQDAFRLFEQPEKVFSWWNYGRLAFPRNWGLRIDHLLVSPALAGRCSGCHVLLEPRRHERPSDHAPVVGVFQGVEGG, from the coding sequence ATGCCCGAGCCTGCCCTGCACAAAGCCATCACCTGGAACGTCAATTCATTGAAAGTGCGCCTGCCTCAGGTGCTGGAGGTGCTGGAGTCAGAGAAGCCCGATGTGCTGGCCTTGCAGGAAACCAAGACGACCGATGAGGTTTTCCCTGAAAGCGCCTTCACAGATCTCGGTTACCATGTGGCGTTCTCGGGGCAGAAAACCTACAACGGGGTGGCCTTGCTGTCCAGAGTGCCTCTTCAGGAGGTGCAGGTGGGCATTCCCGGCTTTGAAGATGCCCAGAAACGGGTGATTGCAGCCAGCACTCTGGGGGTGCGGGTGGTGTGTTTGTACGTGCCAAACGGACAGAGTGTGGGAAGCGACAAGTACCAGTACAAACTCCAGTGGATGCAGGCCGTACAGGAATGGCTACGCACCGAACTGCAAAATCACCCAGAGGTTCTGGTGATGGGTGATTTCAATGTGGCTCCAGAGGACCGGGATGTGCACAGCCCGAAACGCTGGGAAGGTGAAGTGCTGGTCAGCCAAGCGGAACGTCAGGCGTTTCAGGGTTGGCTGGGACTCGGCTTGCAGGACGCTTTCCGGTTGTTTGAGCAACCCGAGAAGGTGTTCAGCTGGTGGAATTACGGCCGTCTGGCCTTTCCCAGAAACTGGGGTCTCAGGATCGACCACCTGCTGGTGTCACCAGCTCTGGCAGGCAGGTGCTCTGGGTGTCATGTGTTGCTTGAACCGCGCAGGCATGAAAGACCTTCGGACCATGCGCCTGTGGTGGGGGTGTTTCAGGGGGTTGAAGGGGGTTGA